A single region of the Pontibacter kalidii genome encodes:
- a CDS encoding efflux RND transporter periplasmic adaptor subunit yields MKKVLLGIFLLIFLGLSGWLGYYFYNKANTDPVVYKTEAPFETEIVKKTVATGAIVPRKEVEVKSQVSGIVEELYVEAGELVKKGQLLAKIRIVPNMVSVNNAETQLQTARLNFEGAERELKRYEQLYAEKVIPEQEFRKYKADFELKRENLSAAESNLQLVREGSSRKRGQQSNLVYSTIDGMLLDVPVKVGTSIIERNNFNEGTTIASVADMRSLIFEGKIDESEVGKLKENMDLLLTIGAIEGRVFDAKLEFIAPKGVDEEGSIKFPIRAKVLLDEKDFIRAGYSANADIVLDKREKTLAIKESMLKFEKEQPYVEVETAPQRFEKRKIKTGLSDGINIEVVSGLEKNEKVKVPEANTVQT; encoded by the coding sequence ATGAAAAAGGTATTGTTAGGCATCTTCCTCCTGATCTTCCTGGGCCTGTCGGGCTGGCTGGGCTACTACTTCTACAACAAGGCCAACACCGACCCCGTGGTGTATAAAACCGAAGCACCCTTTGAGACCGAGATCGTGAAGAAGACGGTGGCCACGGGCGCCATCGTGCCACGCAAGGAAGTCGAGGTAAAGTCGCAGGTGTCGGGTATTGTGGAGGAGCTGTACGTGGAGGCCGGCGAGCTGGTAAAGAAGGGGCAGCTGCTGGCCAAGATTCGCATCGTGCCCAATATGGTGAGCGTGAATAACGCCGAAACGCAGCTGCAGACCGCCAGGCTGAACTTTGAGGGGGCAGAGCGGGAGCTGAAGCGGTATGAGCAGCTGTATGCCGAAAAGGTAATCCCGGAGCAGGAGTTCCGCAAGTATAAAGCCGATTTTGAATTGAAGCGCGAGAACCTCTCCGCCGCCGAAAGCAACCTGCAACTGGTGCGCGAAGGCTCCTCACGCAAGCGTGGGCAACAGTCTAACCTGGTATACTCCACCATCGACGGCATGCTGCTGGATGTGCCGGTGAAAGTGGGTACCTCTATTATCGAGCGTAACAACTTTAACGAGGGTACCACCATCGCCTCGGTAGCCGACATGCGCAGCCTCATTTTTGAAGGCAAGATCGATGAGTCGGAAGTGGGCAAGCTGAAAGAGAACATGGACCTGCTGCTGACCATCGGAGCCATCGAGGGGCGCGTTTTCGATGCCAAGCTGGAGTTTATCGCCCCGAAAGGCGTGGATGAGGAAGGCTCTATCAAGTTCCCGATCCGGGCGAAGGTGCTGCTGGATGAGAAGGACTTTATACGCGCCGGCTACAGCGCCAACGCCGACATTGTGCTGGACAAGCGGGAAAAGACGCTGGCCATTAAGGAAAGTATGCTGAAGTTCGAGAAAGAGCAGCCTTACGTGGAGGTGGAGACGGCGCCGCAGCGGTTCGAGAAGCGCAAAATTAAAACAGGCCTCTCAGACGGCATTAACATAGAAGTGGTGTCGGGACTCGAGAAAAATGAGAAAGTAAAGGTGCCGGAAGCTAATACGGTGCAGACGTAA
- a CDS encoding CHRD domain-containing protein produces MLNIYREAMKMRSMKVVKLLALCLMVVLSGLSVACDDDDDDDDNGLDDEIEFNNVALTGANERPVVATEGAGEMDVVYDDVNNTLNYTITWQLGNPDDATTAMHFHGPADPNSSAPPVIDIEEGFNQGSSGTISGSTRQLTENEEDDLEAGLWYVNIHSTTYPAGELRGNLIP; encoded by the coding sequence ATGTTGAATATTTACCGTGAAGCGATGAAAATGAGAAGCATGAAAGTTGTAAAGCTGCTGGCCCTATGCCTGATGGTGGTGCTGAGCGGGCTGTCGGTAGCTTGCGATGACGATGACGACGATGATGACAACGGCCTGGATGATGAGATTGAGTTTAACAACGTGGCGCTGACCGGGGCCAACGAGCGGCCGGTGGTTGCTACGGAGGGGGCAGGAGAGATGGATGTGGTATACGACGACGTGAACAACACGCTTAACTACACCATAACCTGGCAGTTGGGCAACCCGGATGATGCCACCACTGCCATGCACTTCCATGGACCTGCTGACCCTAACTCCAGCGCGCCACCCGTTATTGACATTGAGGAGGGCTTTAACCAGGGCTCCAGTGGCACCATCTCGGGCAGCACCCGCCAACTGACCGAGAACGAGGAGGACGATCTGGAGGCAGGTTTATGGTACGTAAACATCCACAGCACAACCTACCCCGCCGGGGAGCTTAGGGGCAACCTGATTCCGTAG
- a CDS encoding membrane-associated protein: MDTDLSIVPLWLQLAYTAFLLVLIPVYWKSYGPGNFLWFSDIALFSVGIVLWTGSRLLLSMVAVGVLALELVWNLDYFARLLTGRQLLGLSGYMFDAHKSLFLRGLSLFHVVLPILVLWLLVEWGYEPEALYWQTALAWVVLVLTYFLTDPQENVNWVFGPGNRPQHTVPPHLYFGAVMIFFPLGVFLPSHLLLQWLFN, encoded by the coding sequence ATGGACACCGACCTAAGCATCGTACCGCTCTGGCTGCAACTGGCCTATACCGCCTTTTTGCTGGTACTCATTCCGGTTTACTGGAAAAGTTACGGCCCGGGTAACTTTCTGTGGTTTTCGGATATCGCGCTATTCTCTGTGGGCATTGTGCTCTGGACCGGCAGCAGGCTGCTGTTAAGTATGGTGGCCGTGGGCGTGCTGGCGCTGGAGCTAGTCTGGAACCTGGATTACTTCGCAAGGCTGCTGACAGGGCGGCAACTACTGGGCCTGAGTGGCTACATGTTTGATGCGCACAAAAGCCTGTTCCTGCGGGGCCTGTCGTTGTTTCATGTGGTGTTGCCTATACTTGTACTATGGCTTTTAGTAGAGTGGGGATACGAGCCGGAGGCGCTTTACTGGCAAACGGCCCTGGCCTGGGTCGTGCTGGTGCTCACCTACTTCCTCACCGATCCGCAGGAGAACGTTAACTGGGTATTTGGCCCCGGCAACAGACCGCAGCATACTGTTCCTCCCCACTTATACTTCGGTGCTGTGATGATCTTTTTCCCCTTGGGCGTATTTCTTCCCTCCCACTTGCTGCTGCAGTGGCTCTTTAACTGA
- a CDS encoding GNAT family N-acetyltransferase — protein sequence MAQHYNTPSAIQIVDFNIFYAQAFYDLNHEWISTHFVMEEADNQSLSDPQGYIINKGGHILMALFNGEPVGTCALLNEGEGVFELAKMAVAPKMQGMKIGKMLGEAAIDRARRVGARKVYLVSNRSLLPALNLYQRLGFVEVPMPPSIYERADIKMELELKEEV from the coding sequence ATGGCACAGCATTATAACACGCCTTCCGCAATACAGATCGTCGATTTCAACATTTTCTACGCCCAGGCTTTTTACGACCTCAACCACGAGTGGATCTCTACCCATTTTGTGATGGAAGAGGCCGATAACCAGTCGCTCAGCGATCCGCAGGGCTACATCATCAACAAAGGCGGCCATATTCTGATGGCGCTCTTTAACGGGGAGCCGGTAGGAACCTGTGCGCTGCTAAATGAGGGTGAAGGTGTGTTTGAGCTCGCCAAGATGGCCGTGGCCCCTAAAATGCAGGGCATGAAGATCGGGAAGATGCTGGGCGAGGCCGCCATAGACAGAGCCCGCCGTGTGGGTGCCCGCAAAGTATACCTGGTGTCGAATAGGAGCCTGCTGCCTGCCCTGAACCTGTACCAGCGCCTGGGTTTCGTGGAGGTGCCGATGCCCCCGAGTATTTATGAGCGGGCGGACATTAAAATGGAGCTGGAGTTGAAGGAGGAAGTATAG
- a CDS encoding TonB-dependent receptor domain-containing protein: MMKTYLPFILCLLFILAPIALPAQSSPNTTSGRVSGTLLEAGSSKPLGFANVVLLTLPDSSLVTGATTDVEGVFILDRVPAGRYVLRASMVGYPTKYVSGINITADKPEAALGNITLSASATQLGEVEVVAQRQIVEFELDKRVVNVSQDLAAQSGSVAEVMQNLPSVDVDIDGNVSMRGSSNVTILIDGKRSALSELTMDQIPANMIESIELITNPSSKYNPEGTSGIINLVLKKEKKPGFNGSASVTAGTYDNYNTSLNLNYRYDKWSLNGGYDFRQRTRPGTQKNNTTNFYLNDASQIDSTSYRLQEGERNSLDLSHNFRLGADYYLTPKHTLSASALYRFGEDESTNDIRYRFLDENRTLQSIRTRDAREVEDERALDLTLGYRQTFDRKGQELTADVIYNANVDDEVALFDERRIGAETLTELQQTLVDDKNYEFVTKADYVHPFSENSRLEAGFRTSFERLDEDSRFFNQDNETGQLVYDFDQSNHFVFDQQVYSVYTNYSSKFKSITYQLGVRAEHTTTKSDLRTTDEAYRNDYFSLFPTLFITNDFNEDNKVQFSYSRRINRPRSRFLNPFVDRSDRYNLSYGNPFLDPEFVNSLELGYLLYWGQASFNATMFYRHTTDEIERFREPATIVVNGVEEPGTQTTFINLSDNTSYGFEFGANYPVTNWWRLNASWSGFRTELSTTQNETELSSTQFSWNSKLNSTMTVWKDLDIQLSGFYRAPRNDIQGQMEEMFSADFGMKKDVLKKKGTVSLRISDLFNTRQFNFLSYGPEFRSEIENRRQSRIVYLGFTYRLNSDDNDRRNRRNEQREQNGGGEEEEF, translated from the coding sequence ATGATGAAGACTTACTTGCCTTTTATACTTTGCCTCCTGTTTATACTTGCCCCTATCGCACTCCCGGCACAGAGCTCGCCTAATACCACCAGCGGCAGGGTAAGTGGCACATTACTGGAGGCGGGCAGTAGCAAGCCCCTTGGATTCGCCAACGTGGTGCTGCTTACCCTACCCGACTCCAGCCTGGTAACCGGCGCTACCACCGATGTAGAGGGCGTTTTTATACTGGACCGCGTACCTGCCGGCCGCTATGTCCTGCGCGCATCCATGGTAGGTTATCCCACAAAATATGTCTCCGGCATTAACATCACCGCCGACAAGCCGGAGGCTGCACTGGGCAACATTACCCTGAGCGCCTCTGCCACCCAACTGGGCGAGGTGGAGGTGGTAGCGCAGCGCCAGATCGTGGAGTTTGAGCTGGACAAGCGGGTGGTAAACGTGAGCCAGGACCTGGCGGCACAAAGCGGTTCGGTAGCCGAGGTGATGCAGAACCTGCCCTCGGTGGATGTGGACATTGACGGAAACGTGAGCATGCGCGGCAGTTCCAACGTCACCATACTTATTGATGGCAAGCGGTCGGCACTGTCAGAGCTGACGATGGACCAGATACCGGCCAACATGATCGAGAGCATTGAGTTGATCACCAACCCCTCCTCCAAGTATAACCCGGAGGGCACGTCGGGCATCATCAACCTGGTGCTCAAAAAGGAGAAGAAACCCGGCTTCAACGGCTCGGCTTCCGTTACGGCCGGCACGTACGACAACTACAACACCTCGCTCAACCTCAACTACCGTTACGACAAATGGTCGTTGAACGGCGGCTACGATTTCAGGCAACGTACCCGCCCCGGCACCCAAAAAAACAACACCACCAACTTTTACCTGAACGATGCCAGCCAGATAGACAGCACCAGTTACCGCCTGCAGGAGGGCGAGCGCAACAGCCTGGACCTCTCCCACAACTTCCGCCTTGGCGCCGACTACTACCTCACGCCAAAGCACACGTTGTCGGCCTCGGCGCTGTATCGTTTTGGGGAGGATGAGAGCACCAACGACATTCGCTACCGCTTTCTCGATGAGAACCGCACACTGCAAAGCATCCGCACCCGCGATGCCCGCGAGGTGGAAGACGAGCGCGCCCTGGACCTTACCCTGGGCTACCGCCAGACCTTCGACCGCAAAGGCCAGGAACTGACGGCTGACGTGATTTACAATGCTAACGTGGACGATGAGGTGGCCCTGTTTGATGAGAGGCGCATAGGTGCCGAGACGCTGACGGAGCTACAGCAGACACTGGTGGATGACAAGAACTACGAGTTTGTGACCAAGGCTGATTACGTGCACCCTTTCTCGGAGAACAGCCGACTGGAGGCAGGCTTCCGCACCTCCTTCGAGCGGCTGGACGAGGACTCCCGCTTCTTTAACCAGGACAATGAAACTGGGCAACTGGTGTACGACTTCGACCAAAGCAACCACTTTGTGTTCGATCAGCAGGTGTACTCAGTGTACACCAACTATAGCAGCAAGTTCAAGAGTATAACTTATCAGCTGGGCGTTCGCGCCGAGCACACCACCACCAAATCAGACCTGCGCACCACCGATGAGGCATACCGCAACGACTACTTCAGCCTCTTCCCTACCCTGTTCATAACCAACGATTTTAATGAGGATAACAAGGTACAGTTCAGCTACAGTCGGCGCATCAACCGGCCGCGCAGCCGCTTCCTGAACCCTTTCGTGGACCGCTCCGACAGGTATAACCTCTCCTACGGTAACCCCTTCCTGGATCCGGAGTTCGTGAACTCGCTGGAATTAGGCTACCTACTCTATTGGGGCCAGGCCTCGTTCAATGCCACTATGTTTTACCGCCACACCACCGATGAGATCGAGCGTTTCCGGGAGCCGGCTACCATTGTTGTAAACGGCGTGGAAGAACCGGGCACGCAGACGACCTTCATTAACCTGTCGGATAACACCTCCTACGGGTTCGAGTTTGGGGCCAATTACCCGGTTACAAACTGGTGGCGACTGAACGCCAGCTGGTCGGGGTTCAGAACGGAGCTGAGCACTACCCAAAATGAAACTGAGCTGAGCAGCACCCAGTTTAGCTGGAATTCTAAGCTTAACTCTACCATGACGGTGTGGAAGGACCTGGACATACAGCTTTCCGGCTTTTACCGTGCACCCAGAAACGATATACAGGGGCAGATGGAGGAGATGTTCAGTGCGGATTTCGGCATGAAGAAGGATGTATTGAAAAAGAAAGGTACAGTTTCGCTGCGTATTTCCGACCTGTTCAACACCCGCCAGTTCAATTTTCTGAGCTATGGGCCGGAGTTCAGGTCCGAGATCGAAAACCGCCGCCAGAGCCGCATTGTGTACCTGGGCTTCACCTACCGCCTCAACAGCGACGACAACGACCGACGCAACCGACGCAACGAGCAGCGCGAGCAGAATGGCGGCGGGGAGGAGGAGGAGTTTTAA
- a CDS encoding RNA methyltransferase, whose amino-acid sequence MRKLSMDDLNRDSVEEFKNKKKIPLVLVLDNVRSLNNVGSVFRTADAFMAEKVYLCGITGKPPHRDIEKTALGATESVAWEHVPDTLELVMELKAQGYQVGSVEQAERSIKLHEFRPEPGQKYALVLGNEVFGVEQEVINHSDFVLEIPQFGTKHSLNISVATGVVVWDFLSKTLSQHV is encoded by the coding sequence ATGCGTAAACTCTCGATGGACGACCTCAACCGCGACTCGGTTGAAGAATTCAAAAATAAGAAAAAAATACCGTTAGTCTTGGTGCTCGACAATGTGCGCAGCCTCAACAACGTGGGCTCCGTTTTCCGCACGGCTGATGCCTTTATGGCCGAAAAAGTATACCTGTGCGGCATTACGGGCAAACCGCCCCACCGCGACATCGAGAAAACCGCCCTGGGCGCGACCGAGTCGGTGGCCTGGGAGCATGTGCCGGACACGCTGGAGCTGGTAATGGAGCTGAAGGCGCAGGGCTATCAGGTAGGCTCGGTGGAGCAGGCCGAGCGAAGTATAAAGCTGCACGAGTTCAGGCCAGAACCGGGTCAGAAGTATGCACTGGTGCTGGGCAACGAGGTATTCGGAGTGGAGCAGGAAGTTATTAACCATTCTGATTTTGTGCTGGAGATTCCACAGTTCGGCACCAAGCACTCGCTCAACATCTCGGTGGCCACCGGCGTGGTGGTGTGGGATTTTTTGAGCAAAACCCTATCTCAGCACGTATAA
- the mutS gene encoding DNA mismatch repair protein MutS has protein sequence MKGGDKGTVTPLMKQYNAIKAKHPGALLLFRVGDFYETFGEDAIKASKILDIVLTKRGNGSASETALAGFPHHSLDTYLPKLVRAGERVAICDQLEDPKTVKGIVKRGVTELVTPGVSFNDQVLERRSNNYLAAVHFGKTETGVSFLDVSTGEFITAQGDKNYIGKLLQSLAPAEVLFCKREKETFTERYGPDFRYYALDEWVFKYDYAYEGLTRQFGTASLKGFGIEGMSEAIISAGAILHYLSETQHNEISHIATISRLEEDKYVWLDRFTVRNLELVYPQHPEGVPLINVLDQTVTPMGARLLKKWVVLPLKDVVQIRRRLDTVEALTQHRELLDELVLHLKQINDLERLISKVAVRRVNPRELVQLAKALEAILPIQKLLALSDIPALQKLAAQLAPCDGLREEIRNTLKPEPPMLTNQGNMINEGVNKELDELRAIAFSGKDYLAQVQQREIKNTGISSLKIAYNKVFGYYLEVSNAHKDKVPSSWIRKQTLVNAERYITEELKTYEEKILNAEDRIYSIEFGLYNELVLYALDYVAQVQQNAKVIGVIDCLSAFAGIALGSNYVKPEVSDSHVLDITKGRHPVIEKQLPLGETYVPNDIFLDNEEQQVIIITGPNMAGKSALLRQTALIVLMAQIGCFVPAEAAKIGIIDKIFTRVGASDNLSRGESTFMVEMTETASILNNLSDRSLVLMDEIGRGTSTYDGISIAWAIVEHLHNHPKYKAKTLFATHYHELNQLAEELPRVKNYNVSVREAGGKILFMRKLVPGGSEHSFGIHVAQMAGMPNNVVLRADEIMHHLEKEKVSEQAPQQKMKSAPKSNYQLSMFELHDPQLARVKELMEQLDINTITPVEALLKLNELKLLLQDKQQAGAR, from the coding sequence ATGAAAGGAGGAGATAAAGGCACGGTAACGCCGCTGATGAAGCAGTACAACGCCATTAAGGCGAAGCATCCGGGGGCGCTGCTGCTGTTCAGGGTAGGCGACTTTTACGAGACCTTTGGCGAGGATGCCATTAAGGCAAGTAAGATTCTGGATATCGTACTGACCAAACGCGGCAACGGCTCGGCCTCCGAAACGGCGCTGGCCGGCTTCCCGCATCACTCCCTGGATACGTACTTGCCCAAGCTGGTGCGGGCCGGCGAGCGCGTGGCCATCTGCGACCAGCTCGAAGACCCTAAAACGGTGAAGGGCATCGTGAAGCGCGGCGTAACCGAGCTGGTAACGCCGGGTGTGTCGTTTAATGATCAGGTGCTCGAGCGCCGCAGCAACAATTACCTGGCCGCCGTGCACTTCGGAAAAACCGAGACCGGTGTCTCCTTTCTGGATGTCTCTACCGGCGAGTTTATCACGGCCCAGGGCGATAAGAACTATATCGGAAAGCTGCTGCAGAGTTTGGCGCCAGCCGAGGTGCTCTTCTGCAAGCGCGAGAAAGAGACCTTTACCGAGCGTTACGGCCCTGATTTCCGCTACTATGCGCTGGACGAGTGGGTGTTCAAGTATGATTACGCCTACGAAGGCCTGACGCGGCAGTTTGGCACTGCCTCGCTGAAGGGCTTCGGTATTGAAGGTATGAGTGAGGCGATCATCTCGGCCGGGGCCATCCTGCATTACCTCTCCGAAACGCAGCACAACGAGATCAGCCACATCGCCACCATCTCCCGCCTGGAGGAAGACAAGTACGTGTGGCTCGATCGCTTTACGGTGCGCAACCTGGAGTTGGTATACCCGCAACACCCGGAGGGTGTACCCCTGATCAATGTGCTGGACCAGACGGTAACACCGATGGGCGCCCGCCTGCTAAAGAAGTGGGTGGTGTTGCCGCTAAAGGATGTGGTCCAGATCCGTCGCCGCCTCGACACGGTAGAGGCCCTGACACAGCACCGCGAGCTGCTGGATGAGCTGGTGCTGCACCTGAAGCAGATCAACGACCTGGAGCGCCTGATCTCGAAGGTGGCCGTGCGCCGCGTGAACCCGCGGGAGCTGGTGCAACTGGCCAAGGCGCTGGAAGCCATCCTTCCGATTCAGAAACTGCTGGCTCTGAGCGATATTCCGGCCCTGCAGAAACTGGCGGCGCAGCTGGCCCCCTGCGACGGGCTGCGCGAAGAGATCCGCAATACGCTGAAGCCGGAGCCGCCGATGCTCACCAACCAGGGTAATATGATCAACGAAGGCGTGAATAAGGAGCTGGACGAGCTGCGTGCCATTGCCTTTTCGGGCAAAGATTACCTGGCGCAGGTGCAACAGCGTGAGATCAAGAACACGGGCATCAGCTCCCTTAAAATTGCTTACAACAAAGTGTTTGGTTATTACCTGGAGGTAAGCAACGCGCATAAAGACAAGGTGCCGAGCTCCTGGATACGTAAACAGACGCTGGTGAACGCCGAGCGCTACATCACCGAGGAGCTGAAGACCTATGAGGAGAAGATCCTGAACGCGGAGGACCGCATCTATAGTATAGAGTTCGGCCTGTATAATGAGCTGGTGCTGTACGCGCTGGATTATGTGGCGCAGGTACAGCAGAATGCCAAGGTTATCGGCGTAATCGACTGCCTGAGCGCCTTTGCAGGCATTGCCCTGGGCAGCAACTACGTGAAGCCGGAGGTAAGCGACAGCCATGTGCTCGACATTACAAAAGGACGCCACCCGGTTATCGAAAAGCAGCTGCCGCTGGGAGAGACCTATGTGCCGAACGACATCTTCCTGGACAACGAAGAGCAGCAGGTGATCATCATCACAGGCCCGAACATGGCCGGTAAGAGCGCCCTGCTGCGCCAGACGGCCCTGATCGTGCTAATGGCCCAGATCGGGTGCTTTGTGCCGGCAGAGGCTGCCAAAATCGGCATCATCGATAAGATCTTTACCCGTGTGGGTGCGTCGGACAACCTGTCGCGGGGCGAGTCTACCTTTATGGTGGAGATGACCGAGACGGCCAGCATCCTCAACAACCTCTCGGACCGAAGCCTGGTGCTCATGGACGAGATTGGCCGGGGCACGAGCACCTACGATGGCATTTCCATTGCCTGGGCCATTGTGGAGCACCTGCACAACCACCCTAAGTATAAGGCCAAGACGCTTTTTGCCACGCACTACCACGAGCTGAACCAACTGGCCGAGGAACTGCCGCGCGTAAAGAACTATAATGTATCGGTGCGCGAGGCAGGTGGCAAGATCCTGTTCATGCGTAAGCTGGTGCCAGGCGGCAGTGAGCACAGCTTTGGTATACATGTGGCGCAGATGGCCGGTATGCCGAACAACGTCGTGCTGCGCGCCGATGAGATCATGCACCACCTGGAGAAGGAGAAGGTGTCGGAGCAGGCGCCGCAGCAAAAGATGAAGTCGGCCCCGAAAAGTAATTACCAGCTCAGCATGTTCGAGCTGCACGACCCGCAGCTGGCGCGCGTAAAAGAGCTGATGGAGCAGCTGGACATCAACACCATCACGCCGGTAGAGGCGCTGCTGAAACTAAACGAGCTCAAGCTATTGCTGCAGGATAAGCAACAGGCTGGGGCGCGATAG
- a CDS encoding ISAon1 family transposase N-terminal region protein, whose amino-acid sequence MQDPYLTLIRCLLPEGILEYFNVTHVLQGPAGLQLQLEEKNLLPEVYHGQRSESKGFLPEIKLQDFPIRGQQVTLCIKRRRWHLPDSGEVITRDWKLVQQGTRMTSEFAAFLKAALG is encoded by the coding sequence TTGCAAGATCCTTACCTCACTCTTATCCGCTGTCTCTTGCCAGAAGGTATTCTGGAGTACTTCAACGTAACACATGTCCTGCAAGGCCCGGCAGGCCTGCAGCTGCAGTTGGAGGAGAAGAACCTCCTCCCCGAAGTTTATCATGGCCAGCGCTCTGAGTCCAAAGGTTTCCTGCCTGAGATTAAGCTGCAGGATTTCCCTATCCGTGGCCAGCAGGTCACCCTCTGCATCAAAAGACGCCGCTGGCACTTACCTGACTCGGGAGAGGTAATCACCAGAGACTGGAAACTGGTACAACAGGGAACGCGAATGACAAGTGAATTCGCCGCTTTTTTAAAAGCAGCACTTGGATAA
- a CDS encoding ISAon1 family transposase, producing the protein MDNTPVSCRQLASYFHLDGKQLQEQYKEHISHFHQWEQREHASDWMRFPQNVGQELSIDETALSNGELYTILTNKAAKGRKGALVAMVRGTQAEDIITVLEGIPQTARAKVREVTLDMAKAVRGCFPKACRVIDRFHVQKLAYEAVQELRIKYRWQALDEENQRLEQAKRSRQRFDAEVLSNGDTLKQLLARSRYLLFKHRSRWSASQKERADMLFYRYPLLGRAYDLAMELGQIFTYCKSKQQAFKRLAIWYNEVEASGIDSFRTVARSVQNHYEHILNFFNNRSTNASAESFNAKVKAFRATFRGVRDTTFFLFRLANIYA; encoded by the coding sequence TTGGATAACACCCCCGTCAGCTGCCGGCAACTGGCCAGCTACTTCCACCTGGACGGCAAACAGCTCCAGGAGCAGTACAAGGAGCACATCAGCCACTTTCACCAATGGGAGCAGCGGGAGCACGCCTCCGACTGGATGCGCTTTCCCCAGAACGTTGGCCAAGAGCTGAGCATTGATGAGACAGCCCTCTCCAATGGAGAGCTCTACACCATCCTGACCAACAAAGCCGCTAAAGGCAGAAAAGGCGCGCTGGTGGCGATGGTCAGGGGCACACAGGCAGAAGACATTATCACAGTGCTGGAAGGCATACCCCAGACGGCCAGAGCCAAAGTCCGGGAGGTGACCCTGGACATGGCCAAGGCTGTGAGAGGCTGCTTTCCCAAAGCTTGCCGGGTCATTGACCGTTTCCATGTCCAGAAGCTGGCTTATGAAGCGGTGCAGGAGCTTCGTATCAAGTACCGCTGGCAAGCCCTGGATGAGGAAAACCAGCGGTTAGAGCAGGCGAAAAGGAGCAGGCAGCGTTTTGACGCGGAAGTACTATCTAACGGGGACACGTTGAAGCAGCTGCTGGCCCGCAGCCGCTACCTGCTCTTCAAGCACCGAAGCAGATGGAGCGCCTCCCAAAAGGAAAGAGCCGATATGCTCTTCTACAGGTATCCGCTGCTGGGCAGGGCCTATGACCTGGCCATGGAGCTGGGCCAGATCTTTACCTATTGCAAAAGCAAGCAGCAGGCATTCAAGCGCCTGGCCATCTGGTACAATGAAGTGGAGGCCTCCGGTATAGACTCCTTTCGCACGGTGGCCCGGTCGGTACAGAATCATTATGAGCACATCCTCAATTTCTTCAATAACCGCAGCACCAATGCCTCGGCCGAATCCTTCAATGCTAAGGTAAAAGCCTTCAGAGCCACCTTCAGGGGAGTCAGAGATACAACGTTTTTCCTCTTCCGACTAGCCAACATCTATGCCTGA